The Scylla paramamosain isolate STU-SP2022 chromosome 42, ASM3559412v1, whole genome shotgun sequence genome has a segment encoding these proteins:
- the LOC135093238 gene encoding methylglutaconyl-CoA hydratase, mitochondrial-like isoform X1: MMMHNVAQNILRAARSSLGQTAWHRVSARGLCSSSPDIVIEKLSGDCEGIAVFGLNRPQAKNAISKNLLKEFKEGIDNVRHDRSVRVVLLRSMVPGVFCAGADLKERAKMKPEEVGPFVTKARACISDLENLPMPVIVALDGVALGGGLEIALACDLRVAATTTKMGLVETKLAIIPGAGGTQRLPRVVGSAKAKELIFTAAIVNGEEGEEIGLVNYVVPQNETGDAAYLRSLELAKKIIPNGPIGVKMAKVAISRGMEVDLSTGLSIEEACYAQVIPTKDRIEGLTAFREKRTPNYKGE; encoded by the coding sequence ATGATGATGCATAACGTGGCACAAAACATTCTACGTGCAGCAAGGTCAAGTTTGGGTCAGACTGCATGGCATAGGGTATCAGCACGAGGACTTTGCTCATCTAGTCCTGATATTGTAATTGAGAAACTCTCGGGTGACTGTGAGGGGATAGCAGTGTTTGGTCTCAACCGTCCACAAGCTAAAAATGCTATCAGCAAGAATTTATTAAAGGAGTTCAAGGAAGGCATTGACAATGTCCGTCATGACCGCAGTGTGAGAGTGGTGCTCCTGCGCTCCATGGTGCCGGGGGTATTCTGTGCTGGGGCAGACCTAAAGGAACGTGCAAAGATGAAACCAGAAGAAGTTGGCCCATTCGTTACCAAGGCACGTGCATGCATTTCTGACCTTGAAAATTTGCCCATGCCAGTGATTGTAGCTTTGGATGGAGTAGCTTTGGGAGGTGGACTGGAGATAGCCTTGGCCTGTGATCTACGAGtggctgctactactacaaagatGGGCCTTGTAGAAACCAAGTTGGCCATTATTCCAGGAGCTGGAGGAACGCAGAGGCTTCCACGTGTTGTAGGAAGTGCAAAGGCCAAGGAGCTCATTTTTACTGCTGCCATTGTTAATGGTGAAGAAGGTGAGGAGATTGGTTTGGTAAATTATGTTGTTCCTCAGAATGAAACTGGAGATGCAGCCTACCTTAGATCTCTTGAGCTGGCCAAGAAAATAATTCCCAATGGGCCCATTGGAGTGAAAATGGCAAAAGTTGCCATATCACGTGGTATGGAAGTTGATCTTTCCACTGGCTTGTCTATTGAAGAAGCTTGTTATGCACAGGTGATACCCACCAAAGATAGGATTGAAGGACTTACAGCCTTCAGGGAAAAGAGGACCCCTAATtacaaaggagaataa